One Chryseobacterium sp. StRB126 genomic region harbors:
- a CDS encoding outer membrane protein assembly factor BamD yields MKKYILGLFAVAVMASCVSQQERAMKSADKDFILKAANENFAKKKWKNALALYDRLANLVAGTDDFPNVGFNTAYANYYDKSYKLAGHQFKNFAVNFPKDPRAEEAAYMSALCYYEGSMDYNLDQSSTELAVNELQDFLNNYPNSERSKNISQLIDELSYKLEFKAYENGRQYFKMGEYKAANVALENVLEDFPSTKLRPKIYDYIMKSRYELAIKSIYSLKDERIESALTYVKMVEKELPNTEYSKTASDLRAKLEKEKEHFVIVKKETEAKIAALTARQKKEAEKLASQDKKEQQIKDQISNEKQAKQMQRDSAALKTPPPAATFKIKR; encoded by the coding sequence ATGAAAAAATATATTTTAGGTCTTTTTGCTGTAGCAGTGATGGCATCATGTGTTAGCCAGCAAGAAAGAGCAATGAAGAGTGCTGATAAAGATTTTATCTTAAAAGCTGCCAATGAAAACTTCGCTAAGAAAAAGTGGAAAAATGCATTGGCTCTTTATGACAGACTAGCGAACCTTGTAGCGGGAACGGATGACTTTCCTAACGTTGGTTTCAATACAGCTTATGCCAATTACTACGATAAAAGTTATAAACTGGCGGGGCATCAGTTTAAAAACTTTGCGGTAAACTTTCCAAAAGATCCAAGAGCAGAAGAAGCAGCTTATATGTCTGCATTATGTTACTATGAAGGATCTATGGATTACAACCTGGATCAGTCAAGTACAGAATTAGCGGTTAATGAGCTTCAGGACTTCCTGAACAATTATCCAAATTCAGAAAGATCAAAAAATATTAGTCAACTTATTGACGAACTTTCTTATAAGCTGGAGTTTAAAGCTTATGAAAACGGAAGACAGTACTTTAAAATGGGTGAGTACAAAGCGGCTAACGTAGCTTTAGAAAATGTATTGGAAGATTTCCCAAGTACAAAACTTCGTCCGAAAATTTATGATTATATCATGAAATCTCGTTATGAATTAGCCATAAAGTCTATTTATAGCCTTAAAGACGAACGTATTGAAAGCGCTTTAACCTATGTGAAAATGGTTGAAAAGGAGCTTCCTAATACAGAATATTCTAAAACAGCATCTGATCTAAGAGCAAAGCTGGAAAAAGAAAAAGAACATTTTGTAATTGTTAAAAAAGAAACAGAAGCAAAAATTGCTGCGTTAACAGCCAGACAAAAGAAAGAAGCTGAAAAGCTTGCCAGCCAGGATAAAAAAGAACAGCAGATTAAAGATCAAATCAGTAACGAAAAGCAGGCAAAGCAGATGCAGAGGGATAGTGCGGCACTTAAGACCCCTCCGCCAGCAGCGACTTTCAAAATTAAAAGATAA
- a CDS encoding TetR/AcrR family transcriptional regulator, whose translation MKKKFTEKQIHILDIAEELIARKGYEGTSVRDICSKANINVAMISYYFGSKEKMMSYLYQYRVLKTRENFSEFADTIKEGKPEMQMREMIKYIVSQLFKYNYFHGFVTQELRHTENLKDELLDFYQLFVKKLDEVIKKGVASGVFTFTPKPEDILTMIIGSTLFVIRNKNFYELYVPSKNEEAYTKEAEKKVRMNLLLSVFAILGYAAD comes from the coding sequence ATGAAAAAAAAATTTACTGAAAAACAGATTCACATACTGGATATTGCAGAAGAATTAATTGCAAGGAAAGGGTACGAAGGAACTTCTGTGAGAGATATTTGCTCGAAAGCCAATATCAATGTTGCGATGATCTCTTATTACTTCGGTTCTAAGGAGAAAATGATGTCTTATCTTTATCAATATAGAGTATTAAAGACCAGGGAAAATTTTTCAGAATTTGCTGATACCATTAAAGAGGGAAAGCCAGAAATGCAGATGCGCGAAATGATAAAATATATTGTTTCCCAACTGTTCAAATACAATTATTTCCATGGGTTTGTTACCCAGGAACTCCGTCATACAGAGAATTTAAAGGATGAATTGCTGGATTTTTACCAGCTGTTTGTCAAAAAACTGGATGAAGTCATCAAAAAAGGAGTGGCTTCAGGAGTATTTACCTTTACCCCCAAGCCGGAAGATATTCTTACGATGATTATCGGTTCTACTTTATTTGTGATCCGGAATAAAAATTTTTATGAACTTTACGTACCAAGTAAAAACGAAGAAGCCTATACTAAAGAGGCTGAAAAGAAAGTGAGAATGAATCTTTTATTAAGTGTTTTTGCAATTTTAGGATATGCTGCAGACTAA
- a CDS encoding TatD family hydrolase → MEFFDFHHHKKYIRDGIYNLDIGQIPPDSPYSIGIHPNNIDINNIDHQLNWMKSMMFQNCFAIGECGLDSLVSIDQKIQQEIFLRQINISNEVKKPVIVHCVRKFYEVISLKKRAEQPMIIHGFNKKQKIAEDLLANNFYLSFGKAVLYNLSLQDILKNTPLDKFFLETDNEDFKIEELYLKVSEIKGISLEELNEHILENLHTIRNG, encoded by the coding sequence ATGGAATTTTTTGATTTTCATCATCATAAAAAATACATCCGAGACGGAATTTACAATTTGGATATTGGACAAATTCCGCCGGATTCCCCTTATTCAATAGGAATACATCCCAATAATATTGATATTAATAACATAGATCACCAGTTGAACTGGATGAAAAGCATGATGTTTCAGAACTGTTTTGCCATAGGAGAATGTGGTTTAGATTCTCTTGTTTCTATTGACCAAAAAATCCAGCAGGAAATTTTTTTAAGGCAGATCAATATTTCCAATGAAGTAAAAAAGCCTGTTATCGTTCACTGCGTTAGAAAATTTTACGAGGTAATTTCTCTTAAAAAAAGGGCGGAACAGCCTATGATTATTCATGGTTTTAATAAAAAACAGAAAATTGCAGAAGATCTTCTGGCCAATAATTTTTATCTGAGTTTTGGAAAAGCTGTTTTGTATAATTTATCTTTGCAGGATATTTTAAAAAATACTCCCTTAGACAAATTCTTTTTAGAAACTGACAATGAAGATTTTAAGATCGAAGAATTGTATCTGAAGGTTTCGGAAATAAAAGGAATTTCTTTGGAAGAACTCAATGAACACATTTTAGAAAATTTACACACGATAAGAAATGGATAA
- a CDS encoding ThiF family adenylyltransferase: MDKYWLERTELLVKEEGLEKLNKATVLVVGLGGVGSFAAEFLARAGVGTMTIVDGDTVDITNVNRQLPALRSTVGKHKVEVVAERLLDINPDLNLTKINEFLNPERMDEVLDSAKFDYVLDCIDSVTPKLCLIIAAKRRRIKIVSSMGAGGKTDPSKVLVRDISKTEHCHLARQVRKRLKKVKIDKGVRCVFANDIQDEESLKMTDGTNYKRSFYGTISYMPAIFGLYAAAEVINSLVKQD; encoded by the coding sequence ATGGATAAATACTGGTTGGAAAGAACGGAACTTTTGGTAAAAGAAGAAGGTTTGGAAAAATTGAATAAAGCCACTGTTTTGGTTGTTGGTTTAGGTGGTGTAGGTTCTTTTGCTGCTGAATTTCTGGCAAGAGCCGGGGTAGGAACCATGACGATCGTAGATGGTGACACAGTAGATATCACCAATGTAAACAGACAGTTACCAGCATTACGGTCTACTGTCGGAAAACATAAAGTAGAAGTTGTTGCAGAAAGACTTTTAGATATTAACCCCGATCTTAATTTAACTAAAATTAATGAGTTTCTGAATCCTGAAAGAATGGATGAAGTTTTGGATTCTGCAAAATTTGATTATGTTTTGGACTGCATTGACAGTGTTACTCCAAAACTTTGTTTGATTATAGCAGCCAAAAGAAGAAGGATAAAAATTGTAAGTTCAATGGGAGCCGGTGGAAAAACCGACCCAAGCAAAGTATTGGTGAGAGACATTAGCAAAACCGAACATTGCCACCTTGCAAGACAAGTAAGAAAAAGGTTGAAAAAAGTAAAAATTGACAAAGGGGTTCGTTGTGTTTTTGCTAATGATATTCAGGATGAAGAAAGTTTGAAAATGACTGACGGAACCAATTATAAAAGGTCTTTTTATGGAACAATAAGCTATATGCCTGCAATTTTCGGTTTGTATGCTGCTGCTGAAGTTATCAACTCTCTAGTGA